ACGGCGCTATGGTGATGACTGCTTCGTTGTGTTCATAGGCCCTTGCCTTGCCAAAATTGTAGAAGCACACGAGAGTGCAGGAGATGTAGATGCTGTGTTAACCTTTGCCCAACTGGATGATTGGCTGAAAGCAAAAAACATCGATCTGCAGAGCCAGACTCCGGTACCATGTGATAGATACGGTTCCCTTACTGGAAAGGCTTTTCCCCTAGGTTGCGTAGTTGAAAACGAAAAATATCAATACCTTCATGTAGATGGCATAGAAAACTGCAAAAAAATTTTGGATGACATTATCATGCAACGGGTTTCTGGATTAAGCATAGAACTGAATATCTGTGAAGGTAGCTGCATCAACGGACCTGAGATGCCAGTGTCCGAGGAGAGTCATTATGTAAAAAAATTGAGAATGCAAAAACACTTAAAAACATTGAGTCAGCGCGAAATCAATACGGACATCATGATTAATGATTTGGATTTAACTAGAGTGTTTCACCGTAGGGATATCCGTACAAACATGCCCACTGAAGAAGAGCTTAACGCAATTCTTAGAAAAATGAGAAAGTATTCAGAAAAAGACCAACTCAACTGCGGTGCATGTGGCTATGACACCTGCGTCAATAAAGCTATATCCGTGTTTAATGAAGCTTCAAACTGTACAGACTGTATGCCGTATCTAAGGGAGATTGCTGAGGAAGAACACTCGCTTCTAATCGAAAACAGCCCTAATGGCATCTGTGTACTAGACGCTGAGAACATTGTAAAACTAACTAACCCAAAATTTGATTTGCTGTTTAACCGAATCAACGGCATTAGCTCTGTTGGATTGCCCATTGATTTCATGGTAAGCAGTGATGAAATCGACACCTTGTTTAGTAAAGGCAAAAATATTTCATCAAAGAAAATTTACGAAAAAGCATTAGACAAGTACTTTTTGGTAAACACAATTCATGATTCTACTAAGAATCAAACCATTGTATTCTTTACGGATATATCCTCCCATGAAAAGAATAAGATGGAACTGGAACGTATGAAACAAGACACACTGGAAAAAACCAGTGAAGTAATCTATAAACAAATGCGTGTTGTACAAAAAATTGCTGGCTTGCTTGGTGAGACCACCGCTGAAACCAAAATGAGCCTCAACGAGCTTCGCGATTTAATAATTAGGGAGTAATGTATGATGTCATCAATGAACTATATAGATGTCTCCTATAATTATCTGAATAAAAAGAATGAGAACCTATGTGGCGACAAAGTACAGCTATACAAAGGCGAAGATCGCACTATAATCGTTCTCGCAGACGGACTAGGAAGTGGTGTTAAAGCTAATATTTTAGCTACCTTAACATCCCAGATTGCTTTGACTATGCTGAAACGTAATGCCAGCATCCACGAAGTTGTTGATACAATCATCCACACCTTGCCGGTTTGCAGCGTGCGGAAAATCGCCTATTCTACATTTAGTATTGTGGAAATCGACAAAGATCTTAACTGCCAAATTTATGAATATGATAATCCAGCTTTCTTTTTCATCCGTAACTACAAAATAATGAAGCCCGAAAAAGAATCTATTATAATTCATAACAAAGAAGTTTTTGTAAGTAGGTTTAAGCTTGAAATCAGCGATGTTCTGTATTTGTGCAGCGACGGTGTTGTACATGCCGGAGTCGGCAGATATCTGCCTTTTGGCTGGCAATGGGAAGATGTCGGCAAGTACCTTATTGGTCAGCAGGCTTTGGCATCTTTTCATCTTTGCAATAAATTGCTAAATGCTTGTAACGAGCTGTATGAAGACATGCCCGATGACGATACCACGGTTGTGGCGGTGAAAATCCGTCATCCACAGAATCTCCATATCTTTACGGGTCCGCCTGTTGTAAAAGATTTGGACAAACCGTTTGTGGAGTATTTTAACAATCTAAACGGTAAAAAAATGATATGTGGCGGTACTGCAGCCCAAATATACGCCAGAGAAACCAATAAAAAGCTTATTACAGAATTAGAATATATTAATCCCGAGATCCCCGTTACCGCAAGAATTAAGGGAGTAAATCTGGTTACTGAAGGAATTGTTACCATGTCAAAATGTGTGGAGCTGATCGAAAAGTTTAAAGAAGATTATAGACAGGTCAACTTCGAGCTTCAGGACGGCGCAACAAGAATGCTGCGAATGTTTCTGGAGGAGAGCACTAATATTAAAATCTGGTTCGGAAAATCGGTAAATGGTGCCCATCAGCACTTTGGCTTTCCTCAAACTCTTAGTTTGAAAATTAATGTTGTAAATCAATTGATTTCAGCACTGAAAAGTCTAGGTAAAGAAATCACCATCGAGTATATTTCGGAGGTAAATTATGAGAGTATTTGAAAATCACGTTCAAAAGGTTAAGAACGAAGTATATACAGAAGTTGCGAAACTGGCATTTTCAGATGAATTGGAGGATAAGAAGGCAGATATATCAAAAGTAATTGATCCAGGCCCCAACCCCAGGTTTAGATGCTGTATTTATCATGAAAGAGCGGTTACCAATGAACGGGTTAAATCGAGCATCTCAGGCATAAATGAAAGCAGCAACATAATTGATATTCTGGACAGTGCCTGTGATGGATGTCAGGTGAACCGATATGCCGTTTCAGATTTATGCAGGGGATGCATATCCCACAGATGTCAGCAAAGCTGCCCAGTTGGTGCAATAAGCATTGTCAACAATAAAGCTCTGATTGACAGTGAAAAATGCATTGAATGCGGGAGGTGCAAGGCTGCCTGTCCGTATGACGCAATTGCGGATATTTTGCGTCCGTGTATGAGGGTGTGCCCTACTGGCGCTATCACCGTCACTGCAAACAACCAGGCTCAAATAGATGAAAAAAAATGTATTCAGTGCGGAGCATGTGTCTACATTTGTCCCTTCGGTGCAGCTCAGGATAAATCTCAAATTGTTCAAGTTATTGAACAGTTAAAAAAGCCTGATACGCCCGTTATTGCGATGGTTGCACCTGCTCTTGCCGACTCCTTTGGATATACAGAGGTGGGCAAAGTTGTAAGTGCCATAAAGAGCATCGGCTTCAAGGATGTTGTTGAGGTGGCACTGGGTGCAGATATGATTATTCAGCATGAAACACGTGAATTTCTAGAGGTGCTAAAAGAAGACGGCGTCATGACCAGCTCGTGTTGCCCAGCTTTTGTAAGCTACATTAATAAAAAATACCCTGAGCTGAGTAAGTATATCTCAAAATCAGTCTCTCCCATGATAGCGTCTGCCTTGCTGATTAAATCAGTTGAGCCAAACAGTAAAGTTGTGTTTTTTGGGCCCTGTGTAGCTAAAAAGGAAGAGATGAAAGGCAGCTGCGTTGATTATGTATTAACATTTGAAGAACTCAGCGGAATGATCGACCTAGATAAAATTGATGACTTCGAGCCCTCCCCACTCGATAATGCATCGTATTTCGGCAGAAGATTTGCAGCCACCGGTGGTGTTGCGGGAGCAATCCAAAACGAACTAAAAGACCGTGACGATATAAGTCCTTTTCAAGTTATTGTTTGTGATGGCTTTGCAGAAATTGATAAGACTCTAAGACTGCTAAAAGCAGGAAAGATTAAACGGGCTTTCATTGAGGGCATGGCTTGTAAAGGCGGCTGTGTTAAAGGTCCCGTTAGCATTCACTACGGAAAGACCAACAAAAAAGCATTGGAGAAGTATTGCAGCCAAGCTACGGAAGAAAGTCCAGATACCGCAGTGAGAATTATTTCTACCGCTGAGATTCCGCTAGACAGGCAATAAAAAGTGTCGTTTTGCAGTTTTCACAAACTGAAAGAAAGAGTTTTACTACCTGTATAAAAAAGGGCTGGTTGTTTCGTACCTAAACGAGACAACCAGCCCTTATTGAGAGCCTTCCAGACTTATTATCAATCATTATACTTTCACAGTAAACATTACATTATCTTCTTAATCAGTTTCATTGATATGTGCACAGCCTCTATAATATAAAGAGAGATGTTTTCTTATAATGTAAACAAGATACTAAAAAATATTCTATTAGATAAGTGAAATACAAAATAATAAAATAAGTAATATCTTAAAACCTACCTTAAAAGCATGTTATAATATTCCATATAATGTACATAGTTAAATATAATTACTTTATACAAGGGGATATCATATGAAAAAAATAATTTTCTTATTATTAATAGTTGTCTTTATTGGGTGTTTTTCTGCCTGTGATAAAAACACCCAGTTACCAGCTTTTCTTGAAAGAATTAATGAAATGAGCAATGAGGATTTATTAACAGAATTTCATATAGCTCATGCCGAACATGTTTGTAATATTTTTGCTGACTTTCTCTTTAAAACACCTTTAGACTTAACAACAGAAACTCTATATGGATTTTTTATTGAGAGAATGGATGCAATAGATCCTGAATGTAATTTATGCCAAACATGGTATAATTATAATGATAATAATCTTCATATCCCAATTAGTGATATAGAGAAAATACTTAGCACTTATCTAATAGAGTATAATTTCAGTCCAGAAGAAATTAAGAACTATGACAAAAATTCAAACTCTATAATAACCCCTACCATAACTGGTTGGGGTGGTTATTTTACAGGTAATATCTTAAGTAAGCAACTTATAGATAATATTTTAACTTTGGAAGTAGAGTTTTATTGTGATATGTCCTATCCCTATAGGGGTATAAAGACATACACAATTTTAATCGAAGAAAATGGGTATAAGTTCTTATCTGTAACCGAAAAAGAAAAGCAAGGAGATAGCTTAAATGACCAAATTACTTATATAAATTCTCTTACAGAAAAAGAATTGTTAAAATATTTGGGTCTAGAACTACTAGAAATACATACTAATGGTAAGTTATTATTTAATAATCCTTTAGAGCTCTCCAATGATATGTTATATAGGATATTTTCTGAAAGGGAAAGTACTGATATCAAGATATTCCATGATATAAAATATTGGTACACTGATCATAATAGATACTATAATGTACCTTTTCATGAAGTAAAACGTGTTCTTGATAGATATTTTTGTGAATATAACTTTGACACTGCTACTTATGCTGATTATGATCCAAAAAAAGATTTAATAATTAAGAGATCTAATACCGCTCATTTTATGTTACCTGACGACTCTGGTATAAGAGGTAAAATTATTAATCGAAATATTAAAGATAATATTCTAACACTTGAAATTGAGTTTTATGATACAAAAGAATATACACTATTTAAAAGCGTTAAGCTTTATGATGCCTTTGACAAATTTGAGTTCCTTTACACTAAAGTTTATGAAATACTTTTAGAAGAAGATGGTTATAAGTTTTTATCAGTTGTTGAAAATTAATTATTCAGTAAAAAAGCGGTTTTGGAACTATGTTTAAAACCGCTTTTTTAGTACTTAGTTCTAAAAAAATACATTGATAAGTCTGGTGTTTTACGTATAGTACGCTTCTTAGTGATATTATGTTAAGAAATATTGATATATAAGTATAGTATGTTAGTTGTACTCTTAAAATAAAAATAATAAAGATTTCATGATTTAATTATAATTATAGAATTCATCTAAAGTATGTAGTTTAAGCTGTATATGCATCTTAGGAGGTTCAAGGTATTTTTTTATATCATTAAACACTATTTCAATTTCTTTTAAATCTGAATCTGTATATATAAAAGAGTAAACTCCATATTTTCTATAGTAGTCCTTATGTTTTCTCATTTCTTTTTCAAAATTTTTCTTTGCCTCTTCATTAACTTGCTTTTGAGTTTTTCCCTTAATTCCACCCAAGTATCCATGTGATGACCAAGGAGATAGCTCAAATCCATATTTATCTAATGTATAAGGGTTAATCACAGTAAAATCAAGTCTATATCTGTGTCTTCTCTCAATACCTCCATATCTAAACTCTGGAATTAACAACGGTACATCTTTTGGATTTTCACTATTTTCCACAAGTTCACAGTATAATTTTGCAATATTCTTTTCATATTTTGACCCTGAACTTCTTACTAGAACATTTTTGAAAAAATTCATATAATACTCTACATTATCAAAAGTAATTTTATCATCTTCCTGAGGTATTACTAACCCTGTTTCAAGTATATGGCCAATAGTAAAATAGTTTGCTTTGAATTTTCTTATTTCACTACCATCATTTTCCCATGCTCCATCTCTAAATCTAGGAGACACTAATAATCCATAATTTGCATTTTCCTGTCCTATCCATATAGTAGCCTCTTCTGGCCTAGGTCTAACTTTCGATAACTGTTCATACTTCCGTAAAAAGGTCCGTTCTAAAAATAATGTTACATAATTCATAACAACTTTATTATTTTGCATATACTTTAATAGCTTATAGTTATTACTCTGTTCTTTAGAACAACAGTTATCTAGGTAGTGCATAAGCCCATCAAGCCATAATGAAATATATTGCTCTGGAGTTTTAATAACTTCATGTCTAACATCGTAAAAATCTGCATGCTTACCACCTATCTTTGCGTTTAACGATAGCTTGTTATTATATCCTGTGATTTCAAGTACCTGATCAACAATTTCATTTAACTCATCTGTAATTTCTTTGATTCTTTTGTTTCTAATAGTTTTTCTTCTATCTTTTTTAGCCATTTCCTTTCCTTCCATATAATTTCATCTATTATAATAAAAACTGTTATACACATATATGATTAATAACTATTTTTGCTCTCACTATACCATGACAGTGTAATTTTCAACATTTTTCTTTTGTGCTATAGAGTCTTATATATGAATCAATATACTTATTAGTTAACATATATCTTGTTCTTAAAATAATATGCCCTTCACTAGAAAAAGTATTGTATTGAGGTTGATATTAACAATGTAAAATGTATACCTTAAAGCCTATGAAGATTCAAAGCTTTTATAATTTTAGTATTATTTCCATGATACTCTTGATTAGCTTTTTTTATCATCTGCTTAAGCTCCATTTCGTTCCTCTTTATTCTCTCGCCTAAAGATTGTAATGTTACAGTATCATAATTAGGAACTAATATATTAGCAAGCTTTTTGGCGTTTATAACTTTAATTGTAGTTCCTGATGTGATGTTCTCTAGAACAAGCTTACCAATGTCACTTTCAAGATATTTTACTAGTACATACGGATTATACTTATCTGGATTTATCCTTATAATAGTTAAGTTAACTGAAATAAATGATTTTTTATAATCTTCCGGAACTACAATCATTCTTAATAATGTACCACGTGTTGTAATGATAATATCTCCTGCTTTAATATCATATTTACCACACCAATTTATTTTTTTTTCTCTTATTTTTTCAGTATCGTCATATAAAATGTCATTATCTTGAATATTCTTAACATTTAAATAATAATGAGTTGGATCTTGCTTTAATGTCTTCATATCTTTACTGCTTATTTGAACACCAGGTAACACTTTAGCTACTTCTTTTAATGTCAATCCATTTTTAAGTCTTTTGTCAATTATCTTTGAATTAATATAATAGTTAGGTATTAGATTACAATTATTCTCTAAAACTTTATAAGTATCAATTATTGTACTAAAACCTTCAATTTCATTGCCTAGTTTAATACAGCTTATTATTTTTGTTAAAACATCTTTAGGTATGGTATTTTGCCTTCTGTTTTTTCGTAGAAACTCTTTTGAAGCATTAATAAAAATTATTGTATTTTTTCTATTACTTCTTTTATTGTTATTAAAAAGTATTATTGCTGTTTCAATAGCAGTGTTTGAGTATAAGCTATTTGGTAATTGAATTACAGCCTCAATTTTGTCGTCATTTACAATTCCTTTACGAATGATTTCATCTCTAGTTCTGAATAGCGCACCTGTTGTTGTAGTAACAACGGCTTTACCCATATCTTTTAATGTATACAATGCTAATTGATAATTTGCCCAATCAATTGCCTGTTTTTTTGGCACTCCATAAGAAAGTACTTCGTTTCGATATAATTGCTTGTTAAACGAGAAAGGGGCATCCATAAAGACAAAATCAAATTGATGTTTCTTAACATTGCTAAAATCATATACATCTTTATTGTGAAAGCAGTATCCTTGAATTTCATTAACAGTCATTAATAATTGAGATATTAAATATGTTTCACGATTAATTTCCTCTCCATATAAGCATATATCATAGTTGCTAAATATTTGCTTTAATCTCAAAGAAATACTACCAATACCTGTGAAATAATCTGCCACTTTTAGTCCTTCTTCAGGTTCTACTAATTGAATCATTATTTCCTTAATTGAATCAGGAGTAACAAATAGATCATCATCTAAATCAATTTCAGTAAGAAGATGATTTATCATGTATTTAACATCTTGTGCAGATAGACTATAATAATGATTTAGTGTATTAAATATTTCTCGAATCACATTATAATTATCTTTTTTATAACCAATTTTTTCTATTAACAATGTTGTTAATACTCCATTTAAATGAGTATAGGTTTGCTCAATATCCTTAACTACGTAAAGTAAACTATTTTTAAAGTTATTCCCTACGTCAAGAATAATTGCGTCATAAAACATGAACCATTTTATTAATAGGATACTTGAAATAACATTCCTACTATCATGACTACTAACTATTCCTCTTAGTTTATCTTCCATCTCATACAATAACCTCTCGTACATGTTATACATATAACCATCCTTTCTATGTATGCACATAATTAAATATTATTTTTATTAAAAATAAGCAGATTAACTGCTCTTGATATAAGACTATCAAACTTTATTATGTATGTCAATACATAATAAAGTTTTTTTTGAGATTGTATATTATGAGTTCTAGTATATTTTCGTAGATATAATAATAACTAGTAGAGGTCACTCAATTCTTGTATAAGTATTATTAATTAAGTTATCATTTTACTCAGCTAACATACTCCCCTCATTTACGATCTCTTAATTGTTTATGTTTTACGGGTGCATAACTCCCGACACTAATGACAAGTGTACTCCGTTTGCGTCTTAAAATTATCCAATACCTTTAAAATCTTTATGCAGTTAGCTCTATAATCTATAACCTTCAACCATATCAAACAACAAAAGACCCTACTAAGAGAAGGATCTTTCAATTTAATACTAGTTATCCGTATCAGTATAAATAACACAATATATTATTTTAACTTATAATATACTTGATTTACCCAGTTTACATTGCTCTCTTACATACTTTGTTACTATCCATCATATCCATAATATAGTTGCCAGTTTCAATATTAATTTCATAATCCCTATCAAACAATAATTTAGTTTCTTTATCGTCTATTGAGTATAAAGAAAGAAGGCAATCGTTTGAATCAAAAACATAATGGAACTCTATATCTTTATAACTTTCTTCATATACAATGATGCACTTAATTCCATCATTATGCTTATAAAAACTTACAGACTTATAATTTTCAACTTTAATATTATCAACTAACCAATATGGATGTACTTGTGTAGATGTCATAAGTTCAATTAATTTATTTAATGAATTCATATTTTCACCTCAAGTATATTATAGTACACATCTATTATTTTTTATAGTGTTTCAATGTTAATAAAATAAATTCTTTTAAATCATCTAAATAATTCCACGCACGTTCGAAATCACTAATTACCCATTTATCTCTTGACCGATTAATATATTGTTTTAGATGTTGATTAAAGTATATAGCTAACATAGCAGAATTGTCAAATTTTGGATCTCTACCTATCCATGAAAAATTCTTGATAAATAATTTACATCCTTGGATATCTCTACCCTTAAGATTTAGATTAAGGCTTGATATAATACTTGGAACATAATTATACCTTATTGTATCATCTAAAGTACTATGATTGAATTTCCTAAGTAAATCTGGTCTAAGTATTTTTTTATCTTTTTTATTAAGGATGTTATAAATCTTGATAGCAGTTTCTTGATCTGTTTTATTTTCTTCCATAATCCTTTTGATTTCTTCTTCGTATAACTGATTCCTTTGCTTTACATTCTCTTGGATATCGTCATTAAAATAATCCCTAATTGTTAATGTACCATAACCAGTTTCTTTTGCTTCACCAAAGTCAATCACATTTCCTTGATTTATAGAATTTCCTTCGTTATCTATATTAGTAATTAAATCATCAATTTCTTTAAGGTGTTTAATAATTTCTGCTTCTTGTACTTCTTTTTGATATAATTCCCATAGCTTATGTAAGTAAAGATTATTGTGAGATATAATGCATGCTACATTATCATCTTTATCACTAATTTCATCATCTGGGATAACTCTAAGTAGACGTCCAACAAACTGGGAATATGGTAACAAGCTTCTAAATGGTCTAAAGATAGCACCTATGGATAAATACTTATGATCAAAGCCCTCAGACAGCATATGTACATTTACAATTACATCAATTCTATGATTCTCTAAATCACTTAAAATCTCATTTTTTACATTCTTATTTAAGTCACTATGGATTACTTTTGCTCTTAAATTATATTCTCTATATATTTCACATACTTCTTCAGCATGTTTCATACTACATGCAACAGCAATAATCTTATGAGGAACATCTGATTTATCTCTCTTCTCTTGAAGCATGCTAATACTAGCTTCTACAACACTTCTTGAGCAATCATTACTATATGCCACAGATCTAGATATCCATTCTGAATCTTTCAAATCTAACCGATAGATTTCATCAACTGTATATTGTCGACCTTCCTCTTCAATAGTCAAATATAATTTATCTGGTACGTATGTTATGTCTTTTAACTGTTTAACATATCCTTCTTCCATAGCTTGTCCTAGAGTATATCTATATATTAGTTCTCCAGCTATTTCAGAATCATCAGACCTAAAAGGTGTAGCAGTTACTTTTAACACCTTTGCATCTAAAAAATAATTACACGTTTCAACCCATGTTTTAGCTGGAGAATGGTGAGCTTCATCAATTATTATCATATCGAAAAAATCTCTTGGTAATCTATTAATTAAAGAATTATCAAGGCGTTGTTGCAGTTTTTGAATGTTTATGATTACAATATCCGCTATACACAGTTCTTCAAAAGTAGTTTTACTGTCATATACTATTAAAGAAGGTAAATCATTTGGATTTTCAATTACTTTATACTTTAAATAAAAATTATGAGGGTTACTTGGATCTAGCGATTTTTCTAAACCATCCCTAATAGTTGTCTGGGGAGCAATTATGAGTACTTTCTTTTCAGAAATATTGTATGGAGCTATAGCCATTAAACCAGTTTTACCAACACCAGTTGGAAGTACAATTAACGCATGCTTATCTTTTTTTTCTGATACAAAATGATTATTAAGTCTTATATAACCATATTTTTGAGGCTTTCGTAAATAAGGGTTATCATTAATTTTTACTTCAGTAGAAATAAAATAGCTCATTGTACCCTCCTAAAATGTATAATTATTTTATACTAAAATTAATTTTTCTAGATAAACTAGACGAAAACAGTTTCCTGTATTTACAATTTTATCATTATATAATTATAAATACTATACTTTGAAATAATAATTTTATAAAAGTGACATAAATAATTAGATCATTCTCAAAACCCTCTGCAATATTGAAAAAATGGTCTCTCCCCCTCTTGCGTTAATTAATTAACGTAAAAAATCAACGAACATATTCTGAGCATTGTCTTACTAGTTAATAATCATAACCAACCGTTAAAAGATAGACTGTATTACCATATAGAAAGTTGCAGTCACACCTTGGGTTTGACTACTTCCATATAAACTAAAAAAAACCGACCATTTCTGGCTGAGTCTGTTATTTACTTAATAGTGTTTTAATTATACAGCTTTCGCTCTGTGCTATTATTGCCAAAGCCATAGTGAT
This Clostridium sp. 'deep sea' DNA region includes the following protein-coding sequences:
- a CDS encoding SpoIIE family protein phosphatase; protein product: MMSSMNYIDVSYNYLNKKNENLCGDKVQLYKGEDRTIIVLADGLGSGVKANILATLTSQIALTMLKRNASIHEVVDTIIHTLPVCSVRKIAYSTFSIVEIDKDLNCQIYEYDNPAFFFIRNYKIMKPEKESIIIHNKEVFVSRFKLEISDVLYLCSDGVVHAGVGRYLPFGWQWEDVGKYLIGQQALASFHLCNKLLNACNELYEDMPDDDTTVVAVKIRHPQNLHIFTGPPVVKDLDKPFVEYFNNLNGKKMICGGTAAQIYARETNKKLITELEYINPEIPVTARIKGVNLVTEGIVTMSKCVELIEKFKEDYRQVNFELQDGATRMLRMFLEESTNIKIWFGKSVNGAHQHFGFPQTLSLKINVVNQLISALKSLGKEITIEYISEVNYESI
- a CDS encoding monomeric [FeFe] hydrogenase translates to MRVFENHVQKVKNEVYTEVAKLAFSDELEDKKADISKVIDPGPNPRFRCCIYHERAVTNERVKSSISGINESSNIIDILDSACDGCQVNRYAVSDLCRGCISHRCQQSCPVGAISIVNNKALIDSEKCIECGRCKAACPYDAIADILRPCMRVCPTGAITVTANNQAQIDEKKCIQCGACVYICPFGAAQDKSQIVQVIEQLKKPDTPVIAMVAPALADSFGYTEVGKVVSAIKSIGFKDVVEVALGADMIIQHETREFLEVLKEDGVMTSSCCPAFVSYINKKYPELSKYISKSVSPMIASALLIKSVEPNSKVVFFGPCVAKKEEMKGSCVDYVLTFEELSGMIDLDKIDDFEPSPLDNASYFGRRFAATGGVAGAIQNELKDRDDISPFQVIVCDGFAEIDKTLRLLKAGKIKRAFIEGMACKGGCVKGPVSIHYGKTNKKALEKYCSQATEESPDTAVRIISTAEIPLDRQ
- a CDS encoding N-6 DNA methylase, with protein sequence MYNMYERLLYEMEDKLRGIVSSHDSRNVISSILLIKWFMFYDAIILDVGNNFKNSLLYVVKDIEQTYTHLNGVLTTLLIEKIGYKKDNYNVIREIFNTLNHYYSLSAQDVKYMINHLLTEIDLDDDLFVTPDSIKEIMIQLVEPEEGLKVADYFTGIGSISLRLKQIFSNYDICLYGEEINRETYLISQLLMTVNEIQGYCFHNKDVYDFSNVKKHQFDFVFMDAPFSFNKQLYRNEVLSYGVPKKQAIDWANYQLALYTLKDMGKAVVTTTTGALFRTRDEIIRKGIVNDDKIEAVIQLPNSLYSNTAIETAIILFNNNKRSNRKNTIIFINASKEFLRKNRRQNTIPKDVLTKIISCIKLGNEIEGFSTIIDTYKVLENNCNLIPNYYINSKIIDKRLKNGLTLKEVAKVLPGVQISSKDMKTLKQDPTHYYLNVKNIQDNDILYDDTEKIREKKINWCGKYDIKAGDIIITTRGTLLRMIVVPEDYKKSFISVNLTIIRINPDKYNPYVLVKYLESDIGKLVLENITSGTTIKVINAKKLANILVPNYDTVTLQSLGERIKRNEMELKQMIKKANQEYHGNNTKIIKALNLHRL
- a CDS encoding [Fe-Fe] hydrogenase large subunit C-terminal domain-containing protein; the protein is MNLIRINKNLCDNCFKCLRVCPTKAIKFHNNERIIDDDMCIKCGLCHSQCSQNALEVVDQYSVVKSAIASAKKTVVSLAPSYVSAFDIDKPYKIVAALKEIGFDYVEETSIGAEIVYKKYSEEIKKSTTPNVITTCCPSATYLVESHYPNLIDSMLKVVSPMTAHGKDIKRRYGDDCFVVFIGPCLAKIVEAHESAGDVDAVLTFAQLDDWLKAKNIDLQSQTPVPCDRYGSLTGKAFPLGCVVENEKYQYLHVDGIENCKKILDDIIMQRVSGLSIELNICEGSCINGPEMPVSEESHYVKKLRMQKHLKTLSQREINTDIMINDLDLTRVFHRRDIRTNMPTEEELNAILRKMRKYSEKDQLNCGACGYDTCVNKAISVFNEASNCTDCMPYLREIAEEEHSLLIENSPNGICVLDAENIVKLTNPKFDLLFNRINGISSVGLPIDFMVSSDEIDTLFSKGKNISSKKIYEKALDKYFLVNTIHDSTKNQTIVFFTDISSHEKNKMELERMKQDTLEKTSEVIYKQMRVVQKIAGLLGETTAETKMSLNELRDLIIRE
- a CDS encoding DEAD/DEAH box helicase family protein, which codes for MSYFISTEVKINDNPYLRKPQKYGYIRLNNHFVSEKKDKHALIVLPTGVGKTGLMAIAPYNISEKKVLIIAPQTTIRDGLEKSLDPSNPHNFYLKYKVIENPNDLPSLIVYDSKTTFEELCIADIVIINIQKLQQRLDNSLINRLPRDFFDMIIIDEAHHSPAKTWVETCNYFLDAKVLKVTATPFRSDDSEIAGELIYRYTLGQAMEEGYVKQLKDITYVPDKLYLTIEEEGRQYTVDEIYRLDLKDSEWISRSVAYSNDCSRSVVEASISMLQEKRDKSDVPHKIIAVACSMKHAEEVCEIYREYNLRAKVIHSDLNKNVKNEILSDLENHRIDVIVNVHMLSEGFDHKYLSIGAIFRPFRSLLPYSQFVGRLLRVIPDDEISDKDDNVACIISHNNLYLHKLWELYQKEVQEAEIIKHLKEIDDLITNIDNEGNSINQGNVIDFGEAKETGYGTLTIRDYFNDDIQENVKQRNQLYEEEIKRIMEENKTDQETAIKIYNILNKKDKKILRPDLLRKFNHSTLDDTIRYNYVPSIISSLNLNLKGRDIQGCKLFIKNFSWIGRDPKFDNSAMLAIYFNQHLKQYINRSRDKWVISDFERAWNYLDDLKEFILLTLKHYKK
- a CDS encoding topoisomerase — translated: MAKKDRRKTIRNKRIKEITDELNEIVDQVLEITGYNNKLSLNAKIGGKHADFYDVRHEVIKTPEQYISLWLDGLMHYLDNCCSKEQSNNYKLLKYMQNNKVVMNYVTLFLERTFLRKYEQLSKVRPRPEEATIWIGQENANYGLLVSPRFRDGAWENDGSEIRKFKANYFTIGHILETGLVIPQEDDKITFDNVEYYMNFFKNVLVRSSGSKYEKNIAKLYCELVENSENPKDVPLLIPEFRYGGIERRHRYRLDFTVINPYTLDKYGFELSPWSSHGYLGGIKGKTQKQVNEEAKKNFEKEMRKHKDYYRKYGVYSFIYTDSDLKEIEIVFNDIKKYLEPPKMHIQLKLHTLDEFYNYN